The Morganella morganii sequence CGGTCTTCTGCGTTGTTGCGAGGCTGCGTATATTACGTTTCCAGCCCCTTCGAGTCAAGCGTTGTTTTTCAACTTTCCGCTTTTTCTCTTTCTGCCGGAACCGCGTGTTATCGCGTTGTTCCGTGTCAGTGGTGGCGCATTATAGGGAGCTTTTCGTTTTGCACAACCTTTTTTTTTGAATTTTCTTATTAACTGTCTGTCTTTTGAGCATCATGTCTTATTTTCCGGCAATTATGCCCGAAAGTTGCATTGCCTCCGGTAAACTCTCTCATTAAGATCACCAAAATACATTTATATTCTGAGGTAATTATTGTGAATAAACTCCGTCCCTATCTGACATTAACCCCTTCTGTCGGTAAAAATGTCATGATCGATGACTCCTCCGTCATTATCGGTGATGTGCGTCTGGCTGATGATGTCGGTATCTGGCCGCTGGTTGTTGCCCGGGGAGATGTCAATTACATTCAGATTGGTCAGCGTACCAATATTCAGGACGGCTCCGTATTACATGTCACTCACCAGACGGCAGATAACCCGGCCGGTCACCCGCTGATTATCGGTGAGGATGTTACCGTCGGCCATAAAGTGATGCTGCACGGCTGCACTATCGGTAACCGTGTCCTGGTCGGTATGGGTTCAATCCTGCTGGATGGAGTGGTGGTAGAGGATGATGTAATTATCGGCGCGGGCAGTCTGGTCTCTCCCGGCAAACGTCTGGAAAGCGGCTACCTGTATCTCGGCAGCCCTGCCAAAGCCGTCCGTCCGCTGAAACCGGAAGAATATGAAGGGCTGAAATATTCAGCCAATAACTATGTTATGTGGAAAAATAATTATCTGTCACAGGGCAACCGGTAAGGCGGCTCATCCGCCTCACCTTTTTCAATGAATTCCGCAAACTCTTCCTCCAGATCCCAGCGGTTCCGGCGGAAGAGAACCAGCAT is a genomic window containing:
- a CDS encoding gamma carbonic anhydrase family protein — encoded protein: MVNKLRPYLTLTPSVGKNVMIDDSSVIIGDVRLADDVGIWPLVVARGDVNYIQIGQRTNIQDGSVLHVTHQTADNPAGHPLIIGEDVTVGHKVMLHGCTIGNRVLVGMGSILLDGVVVEDDVIIGAGSLVSPGKRLESGYLYLGSPAKAVRPLKPEEYEGLKYSANNYVMWKNNYLSQGNR